Sequence from the Candidatus Rokuibacteriota bacterium genome:
CCCTCAGCGAGGAGCCGGAGCTCAGGGAGCGCTTCCCCGAGTTTCACCGCCAGGCCTGGCCGCGCTTCGTCCGCGAGGGCAACGGCGCGGGCCCCCTGTGGCCCCGGATCTTCACCGACTTCGCCGACTTCCAGTTCGGGCTGTGGGATGAGGCCGGCGCGCTCGTGGCAATTGGGAACTCCATCCCCTTGATCTGCGACGGCTCGATGGCTGACCTCCCGCCGGACATCCCGGAGATCCTGGAGCGGGGCGTGGCGGTGAAGCGGGACGGCCGCCGGCCGACGGCGCTCTCGGCATTGGCCGCCATCGTGGATCCCGCGCACCGGAGCCGTGGGGTGAGCCGGCCGGTGATCGAGGCCATGGGCGAGATCGCCCGGCGTCACGGCTTGAAGACCCTCGTGGCGCCGGTGCGCCCGTCGCTCAAGCAGCTCTACCCGCTCACGCCCATGGAGCGCTACGTCACCTGGACGCGCGCCGACGGCGGGTTCTTCGATCCGTGGCTCCGCGTGCACCAGCGAATGGGCGCCGAGATCATGCGGGTCGCCCCGAAGGCGATGGTGGTGACCGACACCGTTGCTCGATGGGAAGAGTGGACGGGACTGCGCTTCCCGGAGAGCGGGACGTACGTCGTCGCGGGCGCGTTCCAACCGGTGAAGATCGACGTCAGGCGCGATATCGGGCGCTACGAGGAAGCCAACGTGTGGATGCGGCATCCAATCGCCCCTCACCCCTCCCTCTCCCCAGCGGGGAGAGGGAAGTTGGAACCATAGGGGAGAGGGGAAGCTAATCGATACCCTCGCCCCCGAGAGGGGGAGAGGGCCGCAGTTCGAGCTGAGACGCCTTCGGCGAGGCGAGGGCTGAGAGGGTGAGGGGAGGCGTCAGGCGGACTGCTCTTTCGGCTCCGAGATGAGGATCGGGCGCTCGCGGCTCACGATCGCCTCGCGCGTGATGATGCACTCCTTGAGCCCCGGGAGGGATGGCAGCTCGTACATCACTTCGAGCATGACCTCCTCCAGCACCGCTCGGAGCCCCCGCGCGCCCGTGCCGCGCTTCATGGCCTCGCGGGCCACGGCGGCGACGGCGTCGTCGGTGAACTTGAGCCGCACCTTCTCGAGGTCGAAGTACTTCTGGTACTGCTTGATGATGGCGTTCTTGGGCTCTCTCAAGATACGCACGAGCGCCGCCTCGTCCAGGTCGTGGAGCGTCGCGACGACCGGCAGCCGCCCGACGAACTCGGGGATGAGGCCGTACTTGAGCATGTCCTCGGGCTGTACCATCGCCAGGAGATCGCCCACCCGCCGGTCCTCCCGGCTCTTGATCTCGGCGCCGAAGCCCATGCCGGTCTTGCCCACGCGGTTCTCGACCATCTTGTCGAGCCCGACGAACGCCCCGCCGCAGATGAAGAGCACGTTGGCCGTGTCGACCTGGATGAACTCCTGGTGCGGGTGCTTCCGCCCGCCCTGGGGCGGCACGTTGGCGACCGTGCCCTCGAGGATCTTCAGGAGCGCCTGCTGGACGCCCTCGCCCGAGACGTCGCGGGTGATGGACGGGTTCTCGCTCTTGCGCGCGATCTTGTCGATCTCGTCGATGTACACGATGCCCCGCTGGGCCCGCTCGACGTCGTAGTCCGCCGCCTGCAGCAATCGTAGGATGATGTTCTCCACGTCCTCACCGACATAGCCCGCCTCGGTCAGCGTGGTCGCGTCGGCGATGGTGAAGGGCACGTGGAGCATCTTGGCGAGGGTCTGCGCGAGCAGCGTCTTGCCGGAGCCGGTCGGGCCGATCAGCAGGATGTTCGCCTTCTGGAGCTCGACGTCGCCGGCTTCGCCGCCCGCCTCGACGCGCTTGTAGTGGTTGTGGACGGCGACGGCGAGGACCTTCTTCGCCCGCTCCTGCCCGATCACGTACTGGTCGAGCACGTTCTTGATCTCGGCGGGCTTGGGGAGGCTGCGGAGCTCCTTACTCTTCTCCTCCTCCCACTCCTCCGCGATGATGTCGTTGCAGAGCTCGATGCACTCGTCGCAGATGTAGACCGTGGGCCCCGCGATGAGCTTGCGCACATCGTTCTGGCTCTTGCCGCAGAACGAGCACTTCAGCGTCCCTCCGCCCTCGCGCGCCCGAGCCGCCATGCCCCGAGCCGCCTATCTCCCCGCCATCGCCGGCGCGCCGGCTACCGGCCTCGGGGTCGGCTTGGAGGAGATGACCTCGTCCACGATCTTGTAGTCCTTGGCCTGCTCCGCGGTCATGAAGAAGTCGCGGTCGGTGTCCCGCTGGATCTTCTCCATGGTCTGGCCCGTATGGTGGAGCAGGATGCCGTTCAGCTCCTCCCGCATCCGGAGGATCTCCCTGGCCTGGATGTCGATATCCGTCGCCTGCCCCTGGACCCCCCCGAGCGGCTGGTGGATCATGATCCGCGCGTGCGGCAGGGCGAAGCGCTTGTTCTTGGCGCCGGCCGCCAGCAGGAGCGCCCCCATCGAGGCCGCCTGGCCCATGCAGATCGTGCTGACGTCGGGCTTGATGTACTGCATGGTGTCGTAGATCGCCATGCCCGCCGTCACCGAGCCGCCCGGCGAATTGATGTACAGCGCGATGTCCTTGTCCGGGTCCTCGGCCTCGAGGAAGAGCATCTGCGCGATCACGAGGTTCGCGATCTCGTCCTCGATATAGGTCGGCAGGAAGATGATCCGCTCCTTGAGGAGACGCGAGAAGATGTCGAACGCCCGCTCGCCGCGGGGCGTCTGCTCCACCACCATTGGAACCAACGCCATGGGACGCCTCTTGGTTGCCATGCGCTCAGTGTACCCTAGGCCGCCACGGTTGACTTCGAGATGAGAAACTCCAGCGTCCGGGTCTCGCGGAGCGAGTGCCGCAGCCCGTCCAGGTCGCCGCTATCCTGCATCATCCGCCTCACGGCCGGGACAGGCCGGTTGTTGGCGACCGCGATCTTCTCCACCTCGGCGTCGACGTCGGCGTCCGTCGGGATGAGCCCCTCCTTCTCGGCGATGGCCTCGAGCACGAGCGACCGGCGCACGGCCTTCTCGGCCCCCGGCTTGAGCTCTTCCAGCAGCTTGCCGTAGTCCCAGGGCAGCTTGTCGGGGTCCATGCCCTGGCGCCTGACACGCTCGCGCGTGTGCTCGATCAGGTGGCCCACCTGGCGCAGCACCAGCGCCTCAGGCACCTCGACCGGGTGCCCCGCCAGCACGGCCTCGGTGACGGCGTCCTCGAGCGCCTGCCGGTTCTCCGCGTCCCGCCGCGCCTCAAGACCCTTCCGGACCCCCTCCTTGAGGGCGTCCAGCGTGTCGAACTGCCCCACGGTCTTGGCCAGCCCGTCGTCGAGAGCGGGGAGCACTTTCTCCTTGACCTCGGTGACCTTGACCTTTGCCTCGCCCGCCTTGCCGCGAAGCGCCTCGGTCCGGTGGTTGTCGGAGAAGCGGACGCGCGCGGTGCGCTCGCCTCCCGCTACGAGCCCGATCACAGCCTCCTCCACCTCGGGCATGACCGCGCCCGAGCCGATGAGAAACCCGTAGCCCGTCTCCGTCCGCGCGTCCATGCCCTCGGGCGTCAGCGTGTAATCCATGATCACGTGGTCGTGGAGATCGGCCGGGCGCTCCACGGCGCGGAACTCGGCGTGCTGCTCCCGCAGGTGCTCGAGCGCCTCGTCCACTTCGCGCTCCTCGAAGGGCTTGGGCGCATGCTTGACGGTCAACCCCGCGTACTGGCCGAGTGCGATGGCGGGCTTGATCTCCACCATCGCCTCGAACTTGAGCGGCGCGCCCTCCTCGAGCGTCACTTCCTTGAGGTCGGGCTCTTCCACGGGGCGGAGCTTGGTCTCCTGGAGCGCCTGGCGATAGACGTCGGGGATCAGGTTGCGGGCGACCTCCTTGCGGACGTCATCGGCGAAGTGCAGCTTGATCATGCCCGCCGGCACCTTGCCCTTGCGGAAGCCGGGAAGCTTCGCCTCCTTCTGGACGCGCTTGAAGGCCTTCTCCCACGCGTCCTGGACGACCTCCGGACCTTCTTCCACCTGCAGGCGGCGCTTGCACGCGCCGATCTCTTCGACGGCGACTTTCATTCAGGCTCCTGATGAGAAAGGCTGGTGCGAGAGGGGGGAGTCGAACCCCCACGGGTATGACCCTCTGGATCCTAAGTCCAGCGCGTCTGCCAGTTCCGCCACTCTCGCGGTGTAGGGTGAGGATACCACAAGGGCCAAGGGGGATCGAACCGCCTTTTCCCCTGTCAGAACGGGGGGTTGTCAGTCGGCCCACAAGCCGGCGGCCTAGTGAGAGGCCCGACTGGCCAGTGCTGACTTGGGAACGGGCGTCCAGGCGATCAAGGCGTCGAGCCAGCCGAGATCGCGCGCGCCGAAGGGCGGCGCGTAGAGATCACGCTGCAGGAGCCATCGCTGGACATAAAGCGCTCCGACCAGGAACTTGCGAAAATCCTGGGCGCCGTCGCGGAGTGTCTGGCCCTCACCCAGGAGCAGGCTCGCGGCCAGCAGGTGGTAGAGGAGGTCAGCCGCGGGCTTGGCCTCGAGCTCCAACTCCTCGCGGGAGAGCGCCGCCCAGCCGTCGATGCGCCGCTTGAGCGCCTCGACCGCCTGGACTACCACGTCCACCCAGGGCTTGGCCGCCGGCTCCGTCACGTGCTGGAGCCGCGAGCCGATATACGCGAAGAGGGCCTCGTGGCACTGCTCGCGCATGATGGCGCGCTGGACGTCGAGCGCCACCACTGGGGTCGCGCCCTCCCAGATGGCGCCCAGGTAGCTGTCGCGCACGAGCCGCGCGTTGACCCACTCTTCTATATAACCGTTGCCGCCGCGCACGTTCATGGCCTCGCTCGCCACGGCCCGCGCCCGCGCCGTGATCCAGCACTTGGCGATCGGCGTCCAGATACGGAAGAGCTTGCGGTCCTCGACCGAGCCGCCGTCCCAGCGGTCGAACACCGCCGCGGCGTTGAAGACGACCGAGGCCGCGGCCTCGACGTCGAGCAGCATCTCCATCAGGTTGGCGCGGAGCAGAGGCAGCGCGATGAGCGGCCCGCCGAAGGCCGCGCGGCCGCTGGCGTGGACGACGGACTCGAGGAGCGCCCGCCTCATGATCCCCGCGGCGCGCATCGCGTTGGAGAGCCGGGAGAGGTTGACCATCTCCATCATCTGCTTGAAGCCGCGGCCGACATCGCCCACCACGTACGCCACCGCGCCCTGGTACGTCACCTCGCCCGAGGCCATCGAGCGGGAGCCGAACTTGTCCTTGAGCCGGTTGATGACCCAGCCGTTCTTGGTGCCGTCCGGCAGGTACTTGGGAACGAGGAACATGCCGAGCCCCCGCGTGCCTTTGGGCGCGCCCTCGGGCCGGGCCAGCGTCAGCGCGACATCCGCGTTGGCATTGGAGCAGAACCACTTGTCGCCCCAGAGCCTCCAGGTCCCGTCGGCGCCTTTGCGCGCGAGCGTGGTCGCGGCGCCGACGTCGGAACCGCCCGTCTTCTCGGTCATCCACTGCGTCCCCTGCAGGAGCTGAGGAAAGTCGGTCGTGGTCAGGCGCGGGATCCAGGCCGCCTTGAGCTCGTCGCTCGCGTAGTGCTTCAGCATCCGCGCGGTCGAGTCCGTCATGTTGACAGGGCAGAGCAGGCCGAACTCGGACTGGGCGAAGAGGTAGGAGAGCGCGTACTTGACCGTTTGCGGCACGCGACCGGGCCAGCCGAGCACGCCGTCCCGGTGCGAGAGCGCCGCGAGGCCGAAGCGCTCAAAGGCGATGGTCTCCATGCGGCGGTAGGACGGGTGAAAGACGACCTCGTCCACGCGCCGGCCGGCCTGGTCGAAGGCGCGGAGGACCGGCGGGTTCTTGTCCGCCTGGGCTGCTAAGTCATCGAGCTCTCCGCCGGCGACCTCGCCCATCTCGACGAGGTGCGGCCGGGCGCGCTCGAAGGTCGCGGCGCCCATTACCGATTCGCAGAGGAACTGGAGGTTCCGGTCCTCCAGGAAAAAATTCATCCCCCGGGTCGTCGGCATCCCGTCTTGCGCCGGCTGCGCGCCCTTGCTCGTGAGGCTCATCGCGGCTCTCCCCTCATGACCCCGCTTATCTCAACTCGGAGCGGCGCTGTCAACTCGGCCGACGGCCGCGCCTGCGGGCGGCGAATACCCGGCAGCACTATGTTACCCTTTCCGCGACATTCGAGAGAGGCGGCGCATCCTGGCGAGAGACGTGGCGCATCCTGGGCGAAGAGATCGTGTGAGGAGAACGACATGACCGACGAGGAAGCGCGGATCCGGAGCTATCTGGAGGCGCAGGGCGCGAAGCTCTCGCCGGCCGCCATCATCGAGAAAATCCGCGCGGCGACGGCAGACCTCCGGACGGCGGCGGAGGCCATTCCGGCCGCCCGCTTCACCGAGCGCCCGGCCGCCGACGAGTGGAGCGCGAACGAGGTGATGGCGCACGTCGTCGCCGCGGGCGCCTACTTCGGTGCCGGCATCACGAGCGCCCTCGACCAGGCGCCGCCGCCGAGGCGAATGAAAGACCAGGGCGTCGCCGGCACGCCCACCCGCGCGGCGGCCGAGTGGTCGGCCCTCCTAACGCGAGATCGCGAGGCCTTGTTCGAGCGCGTGCTGCGCGCCGATCCCCTCGCCAGCCTCGAGCGCCCCATCGAGCACGGGATGTTCGGCCCGCTCAACTGGCGCGAGACCCTGCTCTTCATGCGCCTCCACGACCTGGACCACGCCGGCCAGCTTCAGAAGATCGCCGCCGCAATGACGGCGTCCCGCAGCGCCTGATGCGCGTTTCCATCTCGCTCAAGCTCGCCAACGACGATTGGCAGGCGGCGAGCGCCTATGTGGTGGAGGCGGAGCGCCTCGGCGTCGACTGCCTGTGGTCGGCCGAGGCGTGGGGACACGACGCGGCGACCCCGCTCGCCTTCATGGCGGCGCGCACCTCTCGCATCCGCCTCGGCACGGGGATCATGCAGGCGGGCACGCGCACACCCGCGCTCATCGCGATGACGGCCATGAGCCTGGCCGCAATGTCGGGCGGACGCTTCATGCTCGGGCTCGGCGTGAGCGGGCCGCAGGTCATCGAAGGGTGGCACGGAATCCGCTTCGAGCGGCCCGTAGCGCGTATGCGCGAGACGGTCGAGATCGTGCGGCGCGCAGCGCGAGGCGAGCGCCTCGCCTACAAGGGCAAGATCTACGAGCTGCCGCTGCCCGGAGGCGAGGGCAAGGCGCTCAGGTCGGCGGCACGGCCCCAGCCGGACATCCCCATCTACCTCGCCACGCTGTCACCGAGGAGCCTCGAGATGACGGGAGAGATCGCCGACGGCTGGCTCGGCACCTCCTTCATGCCCGAGCACGCGCGCGTGTTCTTCGACCACCTGGAGGCGGGCGCCGTCCGCGCGGGCCGCTCGCTCGTCCAGCTCGACCTCCAGGCGGGCGGCGTGGTCGCCTTCTCCGATGACGTCGAGCGGTTGATCCCGCCGCGCAAGCCCGGCCTCGCCTTCACGCTCGGGGCCATGGGCTCGCGCCAGCACAACTTCTACAACGACGCGTTCAAGCGGGCGGGTTACGAGGACGTCGCGGTCGAGGTCCAGCGCCTCTGGCTGGACGACCGCAGGGAAGAGGCCGCCGCGCGGGTGCCCGACGAGCTCGTGCTCAAGACCAACCTCCTCGGCACGGAGGCGATGGTGCGCAAGCGCCTCGAGGCGTATCGCCAGGCCGGGATCACCACGCTGCGCGTCGAGCCCGCGGGTGATTCGCTCGACGCACGGCTCGCCACGCTCGGGCGCCTGCTCGAGCTTGTCCGGGCCCTCTAAGGCCGGAATTCCGATATCACGGGTGAACGCAGCGAGGTCGCATGGCTCAGCTGCAGCGAAAAGACGCGGCCACTGAGGCTCCGGGCTGGTTCGGAGGGTTCCACCCGATGGGTGACTACCAGGGACTCGCTCGCCTCAATACGGACCTGGTCGAGCATCACCTCGGAACAACTTCTCGTCGGCCCGCCGAATTTGAGTACACTACTCTCGTGATGTCCATGGCGACGTTGCGCCCCGGAGACCGAGCGCCGGAGTTCACTCTGCCGGCCATCAACCAGGCGGGCGACGTTTCCCTCGCCGACTATCGCGGCAGCAGCGCCGTGCTTCTCGGCCTCTTCCGCGGCCTCCACTGCCCATTCTGCCGCCGCCAGATCTTCCAGTTCTCCGGCATCCACGACACGCTCGCCGGCATGGGCATCGCCACGGTGGCGGTATTGAACACCCAGCGCGGGCGGGCGGGACTCTACTTCCGCTACCATCCCACACGCGTGGTGCTGCTCGCCGATCCCGACGCGCGCACGCACCAGTCGTTCGGCGTGCCCACGGTCAAGCCCGACGATTCGTTTGCCGCGGTGCGCATCAACCCGACGGGGGAGCTGCCGAGCCCGCTGCATCCGATGGAGGCGAACGTCGCCTTGAACGCGAAAGACGGCTTCGTCATGACGAAGGTCGACGAAGACATTTTCGCTACGCACGGAACGCAGTTGGGCGGCCACTTCCTGATCGATCGCGACGGGATCGTGCGATGGACGCACATCGAAGCCCAGCAGGGAGTGCATGAGCTGGCGAAGTTTCCGAGCCCCACGGAGATCGTCGCGGCTGCCCGCGGCGTGGGGGGCTGACTGAACGGGAGTACGATGACGCCGTGACATGCTCACAGTGCCGGCACGACAATCGCGCCGCCGCCAAGTTCTGCGAGAACTGCGGCGCCGCCCTGCCCCGTGCGTGCGCGGGGTGCGGCACTCCGTTGCGCGCCGCCGCGAAATTCTGCGACGAGTGCGGCAAGCCCGTCACCACCGCTCCACCCGCGGCCTCCGCGGCTGCGCCGCTCCACGCGGCGCAGGCGCCGACCGGCTACACCCCCAAGCATCTCGCCGACCGCATCCTCACCTCGCGCAGCGCGCTGGAGGGCGAGCGCAAGCAGGTCACCGTCGTCTTTGTCGACTGCGTCGGCTTCACGGCGCTGTCCTCCAGGCTGGACCCGGAAGACCTGCACGGGATCATGGACGGTTGCTTCCAGCACCTGCTCGACGCCGTGCACCGCTATGAAGGCACCGTGAATCAGTTCACGGGCGATGGGATCATGGCGCTCTTCGGCGCGCCCATCGCGCACGAAGATCACGCGGCGCGCGCGGTGGCGGCGGCGTTGGCCATGCAGCAGGCGGTGCGGCAGTACGCGGAAGCGCTGCTCAGCCAGCGCGGCATCGAGTTCGCGGTGCGCATCGGCATCAACACTGGGCTTGTGGTCGTCGGCAAGATCGGCGACGACCTGCGCATGGACTACACAGCGCAGGGCGAGACGGTGAACTTGGCGGCGCGCCTGCAGCAGGCGGCGCCGCCGGGTGGCGTGCGCCTCAGCGAGGCCACGATGCGGCTCGTCGCCGGCTACTTCCTCATCGAGCCCGCGGGCGAGGTCGAGATGAAGGGGCTGCCGGCGCCCGTGCAGACCTTCACCGTCACCGGCCAGCGGAGCGGGCGCGCGCGCTTCGACCTGGCGCTGGAGCGGGGGTTGACGGCCCTCGTCGGGCGGCAGCGCGAGCTGGCCTTTCTCCGCGATGCGTTCGACAAGGCGCGGCGTGGGCGCGGCAACGTCGTGTCGGTCGTTGGCGCGGCGGGCATGGGCAAATCGCGCCTGGCCTACGAGCTGAAGCGCGGGCTCGACGAAGACGCGATCACATTCCTGTCGGCCCGCTGTCACCCGCACCGTGAGGCGCTACCGTTCAACCTCATCGCGCAGCTGCTACAGATGAATTTTCGGCTAGAGGAGGGCGAGGCCGAGAAGTCGCAGGTGCATAAAGTCGAGACGGGCGTGCGACGCCTGGACGCGAGCCTCGAGTGGACCATCCCCTACCTCAAGCACGTGCTGGCGCTGCCGGCCGTCGAGCTGGACATAGACGGCCTCGACGACGCCCAGCGCAAGCGTCGGCTCGTAGAGGCGGTGCGCGCGCTGACGCTGCGCGGGGCGCAACACCGCCCGCTCTTCCTGCTCATGGAAGACCTGCAATGGATCGACAGCAGCTCGCGCGACTACCTCGACTCCGTCGTGGACAGTCTCGCCGCGCACTCGATCCTCCTCGTGTGCACCTACCGTGAGGGCTACGCGTCCGGGTGGGAGAACCGTTCCTTCCACCAGCGGCTGGTGCTCGAGCCGTTCTCCGAGGAGGACACAGCCGAGATGGTGACGGCGCTCTTCGACCGCGCGGAGGTCGCGCCGGCGGCGCGACAGCTCATCGTGAAGCGCGCGGAGGGCAATCCACTTTTCATCGAGGAGCTGACGGGCTACCTCAGGGACCGCGGCCTGCTCACCGGCGGAGACGCGGCCGCCCTCGCCGAGGCCGAAGTGCCGTCGACTATCCTGGATCTCCTCACCGCGCGCATCGACCGGCTGCCCGATTCGGCCAAGCGCGTGCTGCAGGTGGCGGCCGTGCTCGGCCGCGAGTTTCCCTTGCCGCTGTTGGAGGCCATCGCGCCGCCCGGCCTCGACCTGTTCGCTGAGCTGGCGGTGCTGGTACGCGCCGAGCTGCTGGGCGAAACCGCGCTCTTCCCCGAGCAGCGGTACCGTTTCATGCACCTGCTCGTCCAGCAGGTGGCCTACCAGAGTCTGCTGGTGAAGTCGCGCGCGGAGCTGCATGCGCGGGCGGGCCAAGCCCTGGAAGAGCTCTACGTCGAGCGGCCGGAGGACGTTCTACAAGAATTGGCGCGGCACTACGCGAGGAGTGCCGACCGGGCGAAGGCGTTGCACTACCTCGTGCTTGCCGGCGACCGCGCCCGTAGCCTCTTCGCCTACGACGACGCCATCGCGTACTACCGGCAGGCGCTGGACGGCGCTGACGACGGCCATCGCGCGGTCGTTCTAGAAAAGCTCGGTGACGCCGCGCATGCGCACGGCAGTCTCGGCGATGCGCTTCGCGACCTCGCGGAGGCGCTCGGCCTCGTCGAGCGCGCGGGCGACCGCATTCGGGCGGCCGAGCTGCACCGCAAGCTGGGCGTGGCCACCTGGGACGCCGGCGAACGGGAGCGCGCGCTCGACCACCTCCAGCGCGGGCTCGCCGCGCTCGGCGGCGACGCCGACAACGCGGCGGCGGCGCGCCTCTACCAAGAGCTGGGGCGCATCCACTTCCGACTCGGCGACCACGATCGGGCGATGGAGTGGGCGCGACGTGCGCTGACGCTCGGCAACGCGCTGGGCGCACCGGACGTCGTCTCCCATGCGTGCAACACGCTCGGCGTGGCCATGGCCCGCGCGGGCGACATCGAGCGGGCGGCAGAGTACGTCCAGCAGAGCCTCGACACGGCGTTGGCCCACCAGCTTGGCGCCGTCGCGTGTCGTGCGTACAGCAACCTGGCCGTGATGTACGCAGCGTTCGATCACGTGCGCTCCAGCGAGTACTGCCGCGAGGGGCTGGCGCTGGCGCAGAAGATCGGCGATCAGCTCCAGCAGGCATGGCTCTTCTGCACACTCGCGGGCGGGCACTGCATGCTCGCGGGCGACTACGAGGAAGGCGTCAAGGCGGCAAAGGCGGCGGTCGAGGTGGACCGTCGTCTCGGGCAGCGCGGTCACCTACCGGTGCCGCTCATCATCCTGGCGCAGATTCATCAGTGCCGCGGCGAGCACGAGGAGAGCGCGCGGTATTATCGGGAAGCGCTCGACGTGGCGAGCGCGGTGGGAGAGCCGCAGCTGCTCTTCCCCTGTTACGATGGGCTGGCCACGCTGGCGATCGAGGCGGGCGACGAGGCAGAGGCGGAGCGGTGGCTGACCAAGAGTCGCGACGTGCAAGAGGCGACGGGATGGACCAGCGACACCTTCCTGGTCCTGCCGTTCCTCTGCTAAAGGAGCAGGACATGGCAGGCGTGGAGATCGGACAGCGCGCGCCGTCGTTTCGCCTGGCGTCGGGACAGGGCGAGGAGATCGGGCCCGAGGACTACCGGGGCAAACGCAACCTCATCGTCTGGTTCACCAAAGGCATGGCGTGTCCCTTCTGCCGCACGCACATGTCCCAACTCGCGCGCGGCTACCCGAAGATCAAGGCGCTCGGCGCCGAGATCTTGCAGGTGACGCCGACGAAGCCGGAGCGCGCGCGCTTCTATGCGCGGAACTTCTCCATCCCATTCCCGTATCTCTGCGATCCGGATTACCGCGTCCACCACGCGTGGGGCGTGGATGTCCGCCCACATTCGCTCGCCTGGTACGCGAAGGCGATCTACGGAGCGTCGAAGATCCCGAAGCCGCCGCCGGCCGAGATCGGTGACCCCAGGACAAACCTCGGTGAGATGCCCACCTTGCTTCACGATAGCGACATGGGGTTCTTCCTCCTCGATCGCGACGCGGTCGTGCGCTACAAGCTCTCCGGCGCCTACTTCGGCGAGCAGGGCGTGCGCCAGATACCGAGCACGGAGGAGATCCTGCGCGAGTTGGAGCGCTGCGCGAACCCGTCAACGGACCCCAAGCGCTCGACGTGAAGACCGGCGTCCTGGGACTCCCCGCGACATGGCTTGAGGCCAGGACGCAAGGATAAGCAGCCCGGTCATCAGGCTGTGACTAGGCAGGTCCGAGGGAGGACCCTCGGGCGAGGCGGGCCATGACTGACGCAGGACCCCGCACATTTTGCGGCGATGGTAGAGCTCGTAGAACCGCCCGCTGAGGAAGGGGGCGACGCGTGACCGAGCGCGGCGTCACCGAATCCGTCGTCGAACAGGCCACCCTCGCCTGGCTCGAAAGCCTCGGCTGGCGGGTCACGCACGGCCTCGAGATCGCGCCCGGCGAGGCCGGAGCCGAACGAGCGGACTACACGCAGGTGGTCCTGAATGATCTCGGCTAAGGGCCGCCGCGCTTCGCGGCCTGGATGGCCGCCCAGACGCGCTCGCTGGACGCGGGCATGTCGAGCTCCCGGACGCCGAGCGGCGCCAGCGCGTCCATGACCGCGTTGATGACGACGGGCAGGGCGCCGACGGTGCCGGCCTCTCCCGCGCCCTTGGCCCCAAGCGGGTTCAGCTTGGTCGGCACCGGGCTGCTCTCGATGTGCACGTCGCAGAAGTCGTCGGCGCGCGGCATCGCGTACTCCATGAAGGACGCGGTCAGGAGCTGGCCCGACTCCGGCTCGTACACGACCTGCTCCATCAGCGCCTGCCCGACACCTTGCGCGACCCCACCGTGGATCTGGCCCTTGAGCGTGAGCGGGTTGATCACGGTGCCCACGTCGTCCACGATCGCGTAGCTGGCGAGCGTGACGGCCCCCGTGTCCGGATCCACCTCCACCTCGCAGACGTGGCAGCCGTTGGGCCACGTGTCCGTCTTGGGCGCGAAGGTGCCCGTCTCGTAAAGCCCTGGCTCGAGGCCGGGCGGCAGCTGGGCGGGCACGAAGGCCGCCCGCGCGACTTCCTTGATTGCCACGGCCCGGTCCGTGCCCACCACGTTGAACGTGCCATCGGCGAAGGCGATGTCACCCTCGGCCGCTTCCAGCAGGCGCGCGGCGATCTTCTTTCCCTTGGCGATGATCTTATCGGCGGCCGTCCAGAGC
This genomic interval carries:
- a CDS encoding LLM class F420-dependent oxidoreductase, which gives rise to MRVSISLKLANDDWQAASAYVVEAERLGVDCLWSAEAWGHDAATPLAFMAARTSRIRLGTGIMQAGTRTPALIAMTAMSLAAMSGGRFMLGLGVSGPQVIEGWHGIRFERPVARMRETVEIVRRAARGERLAYKGKIYELPLPGGEGKALRSAARPQPDIPIYLATLSPRSLEMTGEIADGWLGTSFMPEHARVFFDHLEAGAVRAGRSLVQLDLQAGGVVAFSDDVERLIPPRKPGLAFTLGAMGSRQHNFYNDAFKRAGYEDVAVEVQRLWLDDRREEAAARVPDELVLKTNLLGTEAMVRKRLEAYRQAGITTLRVEPAGDSLDARLATLGRLLELVRAL
- a CDS encoding redoxin domain-containing protein, with translation MATLRPGDRAPEFTLPAINQAGDVSLADYRGSSAVLLGLFRGLHCPFCRRQIFQFSGIHDTLAGMGIATVAVLNTQRGRAGLYFRYHPTRVVLLADPDARTHQSFGVPTVKPDDSFAAVRINPTGELPSPLHPMEANVALNAKDGFVMTKVDEDIFATHGTQLGGHFLIDRDGIVRWTHIEAQQGVHELAKFPSPTEIVAAARGVGG
- a CDS encoding adenylate/guanylate cyclase domain-containing protein, producing MTCSQCRHDNRAAAKFCENCGAALPRACAGCGTPLRAAAKFCDECGKPVTTAPPAASAAAPLHAAQAPTGYTPKHLADRILTSRSALEGERKQVTVVFVDCVGFTALSSRLDPEDLHGIMDGCFQHLLDAVHRYEGTVNQFTGDGIMALFGAPIAHEDHAARAVAAALAMQQAVRQYAEALLSQRGIEFAVRIGINTGLVVVGKIGDDLRMDYTAQGETVNLAARLQQAAPPGGVRLSEATMRLVAGYFLIEPAGEVEMKGLPAPVQTFTVTGQRSGRARFDLALERGLTALVGRQRELAFLRDAFDKARRGRGNVVSVVGAAGMGKSRLAYELKRGLDEDAITFLSARCHPHREALPFNLIAQLLQMNFRLEEGEAEKSQVHKVETGVRRLDASLEWTIPYLKHVLALPAVELDIDGLDDAQRKRRLVEAVRALTLRGAQHRPLFLLMEDLQWIDSSSRDYLDSVVDSLAAHSILLVCTYREGYASGWENRSFHQRLVLEPFSEEDTAEMVTALFDRAEVAPAARQLIVKRAEGNPLFIEELTGYLRDRGLLTGGDAAALAEAEVPSTILDLLTARIDRLPDSAKRVLQVAAVLGREFPLPLLEAIAPPGLDLFAELAVLVRAELLGETALFPEQRYRFMHLLVQQVAYQSLLVKSRAELHARAGQALEELYVERPEDVLQELARHYARSADRAKALHYLVLAGDRARSLFAYDDAIAYYRQALDGADDGHRAVVLEKLGDAAHAHGSLGDALRDLAEALGLVERAGDRIRAAELHRKLGVATWDAGERERALDHLQRGLAALGGDADNAAAARLYQELGRIHFRLGDHDRAMEWARRALTLGNALGAPDVVSHACNTLGVAMARAGDIERAAEYVQQSLDTALAHQLGAVACRAYSNLAVMYAAFDHVRSSEYCREGLALAQKIGDQLQQAWLFCTLAGGHCMLAGDYEEGVKAAKAAVEVDRRLGQRGHLPVPLIILAQIHQCRGEHEESARYYREALDVASAVGEPQLLFPCYDGLATLAIEAGDEAEAERWLTKSRDVQEATGWTSDTFLVLPFLC
- a CDS encoding peroxiredoxin family protein, with product MAGVEIGQRAPSFRLASGQGEEIGPEDYRGKRNLIVWFTKGMACPFCRTHMSQLARGYPKIKALGAEILQVTPTKPERARFYARNFSIPFPYLCDPDYRVHHAWGVDVRPHSLAWYAKAIYGASKIPKPPPAEIGDPRTNLGEMPTLLHDSDMGFFLLDRDAVVRYKLSGAYFGEQGVRQIPSTEEILRELERCANPSTDPKRST